From Acidianus brierleyi:
TTCCGCACGCTGTACATTTCTCATAATTAATGCTAACACCTGATTTTTTGTCAACCTTAATTGCATCGTATGGGCATGTAGCTTCGCATAAATTACATGCTCTATATAGGTATCCACACATTGATTGAATATACACAGGTTTGTCTACTCTGTCTTTAACTGTTTTTATATTTCCGGAGATTAGATCTCTTCTGGATATATTAACACCTTTTTCCTCTATTTTGGCCAAATCTGCTGTCCATCCATTTTCCAATATAACCATGTTCTGTTTTATTGCGGCCTCTCCCCATCTATAGTCTACTATTCTTACCAATAACGGATTTAATCCTGATTTTAATATTGCTTCTCTATATAATTTTAAATGTTCATCATCATAAATTCCTACTATTATTATTGCCTTAGTTTGAAACTCTCTTAGTTTTTTTGCTATTTCATCAGGATCACATGACTGAAAACTTTCTGAAGGATTATGCTGACAATGATGATAAAAAATACTTACCTTAAATTTAATAAGAGGATTTGATTCTGTTAAGAAATTAGACATTATCTTTCACTTGAATATCCACACATGTTTAGGTTTTTCATCACTTTCAAGAGGGAGTAGTAATACACCTAACGTATAAACCCCAAGTAGTAGTAACGCTGAACCAGTAAACCAAACCATATCGTATTTGCTTATTTCGAATGGCAATAACGTCCATAATGGCCCATTATTGAATATACTCCTTAGTTCGTAAACCCAGTTAGAACCAGAAGCTGTTATAGGACTTACGCTATAGTACCATGTTATTGACTGCGGTATTATTGTTACTAAAGTAATAATGACAAACATGCCAATTAGTGTTATGATAGCTGATGTAAAGAGAAGCTTTTTGCTTTCTGTCTTATACGCTATGGAATATAGAGTAATAGGTAAAAGTATGCCTATCAGAACTAACCCTATCCAGAATTGTGGAGCATATGTGCCAGTAATTAGTAGTGAAGCCCATGGGCTACTTTCTTGATTTGTAGCTGTTAACCATATCCACCATAACATTAAGAAACCTATAGATATTACAGAAAGAAGTCCATCCCTAGCTAAAACTTTATATATAGAATCTTTATCATCGCTTGGATCTATATAATTTTTGCCGTAAGCCTTTGTTGATTGAGGTACTGGCGTAGGCATAACAATAGAGGTCGGTCTTTTTATCCAATCATAAAGTATGGTCATGAATGATATCATAGCAATTCCTCCATAAAACGATAGAACTACAAACAGAATTGGTGTAAATGCTCCAAATTCTTCTACCCATG
This genomic window contains:
- the nrfD gene encoding NrfD/PsrC family molybdoenzyme membrane anchor subunit, giving the protein MNKILITWTIIFILIGGGILLYGTSMNPMAWFNGNVTFTEPNNAPIPWGLLVIGYMFFGVIGTGVSTYNSLYELFNKNHQERNPFNKIKLRTEWLALAVLIPGWIMVFSSTYKPAAAMFIYLSFRDTSRIAWNGVLYALVGIGIIAEILALIGEKIKEENKGGPINRFLEWLSGKTQFEIPGMLKIVVDIDALIVGYAILAELILDANLGSVFGYLSTWVEEFGAFTPILFVVLSFYGGIAMISFMTILYDWIKRPTSIVMPTPVPQSTKAYGKNYIDPSDDKDSIYKVLARDGLLSVISIGFLMLWWIWLTATNQESSPWASLLITGTYAPQFWIGLVLIGILLPITLYSIAYKTESKKLLFTSAIITLIGMFVIITLVTIIPQSITWYYSVSPITASGSNWVYELRSIFNNGPLWTLLPFEISKYDMVWFTGSALLLLGVYTLGVLLLPLESDEKPKHVWIFK